One part of the Lotus japonicus ecotype B-129 chromosome 2, LjGifu_v1.2 genome encodes these proteins:
- the LOC130741063 gene encoding uncharacterized protein LOC130741063 isoform X3, with translation MGLSSFMFKFQISHDDILSYQFCECESVHVIGVLVAYKGDDDDDGAGSGASTVEMTGGKSFSLSQIQIATLPRESPRGSSSHGGMGPPPEGMKAKMVPPPVGMKAKMGPPPEGMKAKMGPPPVGMKAKMGPPPEGMKAKMGPPPVGMKAKMGPPPEGMKAKMGPPPEDMKAKMWKAKNCFPPEGMKAKMGPVVKKPNEAKVTVCGGVAGPPPVMVPVCGGVAGPPPVMVPVSPNGNGSKLVQRRRGRPLWVP, from the exons ATGGGTCTCAGTTCCTTCATGTTTAAGTTTCAAATCTCTCATGACGACATTTTATCATACCAATTCTGTGAGTGTGAGTCAGTTCATGTTATTGGAGTGCTAGTAGCATATAAAG gagatgatgatgatgatggagcTGGATCTGGAGCATCTACGGTTGAGATGACAGGCGGGAAGAGCTTCTCACTAAGTCAGATTCAGATTGCTACACTGCCACGTGAGTCACCACGTGGCTCTAGCTCACATGGTGGAATGGGTCCTCCTCCTGAGGGTATGAAAGCAAAGATGGTTCCTCCTCCTGTGGGTATGAAAGCAAAGATGGGTCCTCCTCCTGAGGGTATGAAAGCAAAGATGGGTCCTCCTCCTGTGGGTATGAAAGCAAAGATGGGTCCTCCTCCTGAGGGTATGAAAGCAAAGATGGGTCCTCCTCCTGTGGGTATGAAAGCAAAGATGGGTCCTCCTCCTGAGGGTATGAAAGCAAAGATGGGTCCTCCTCCTGAGGATATGAAAGCAAAGATGTGGAAAGCAAAGAATTGTTTTCCTCCTGAGGGTATGAAAGCAAAGATGGGTCCTGTGGTGAAGAAACCCAATGAAGCAAAAGTGACAGTATGTGGGGGAGTAGCTGGGCCTCCACCAGTGATGGTACCAGTATGTGGGGGAGTAGCTGGGCCTCCACCAGTGATGGTACCAGTATCACCCAATGGAAATGGCTCAAAACTTGTTCAACGCCGCCGCGGCAGACCATTATGGGTGCCTTAG
- the LOC130735873 gene encoding WAT1-related protein At5g47470, producing the protein MGSMENVAIIGGLIGIQVIYAGNAVLMSYCMSLGLSVLTIIIFTSFATFLMLFPIAFYFERSKWPKNWSFKFIMHLSFLSFGGLAFQSLFLKGINLTSPAMGTAMPNLAPGLIFIIAWTFGLEKVNLSNNLSKIKIFGTLLCVVGTLTMSIMQSISAPATEIKDTTVQLSSTPSDFIFEMQKIIGCLYLMAAVIILSSNVVLQAFVLGDFPAPMSLSAITSLFGAFMTTIVQLIEERDLKIGWQIVSLGDMIAYSVLAGAVSGISLSFNGWALKKRGPVFVSMFNPIGTVCSVIFSVISLGETINIGSLGGMLIMFTGLYLVLWAKGKEGYTDGDVLK; encoded by the exons ATGGGAAGCATGGAAAATGTAGCAATAATCGGAGGATTGATTGGAATCCAAGTTATCTACGCAGGGAACGCCGTGCTGATGAGCTATTGCATGTCATTGGGCCTCAGCGTTCTCACCATTATCATTTTCACTTCCTTCGCTACGTTCCTTATGCTCTTCCCCATTGccttttattttgaaag GAGTAAGTGGCCCAAAAATTGGAGTTTCAAGTTTATTATGCACCTATCATTTCTTTCATTTGGAGG ATTAGCTTTTCAGTCTTTATTCCTCAAAGGAATCAATCTAACTTCGCCAGCAATGGGAACCGCCATGCCAAACCTTGCCCCAGGTCTTATTTTCATCATCGCATGGACTTTTGg GTTAGAGAAAGTCAACTTAAGCAACAATCTAAGCAAAATTAAAATCTTTGGGACATTGCTTTGTGTTGTGGGAACTCTCACAATGAGCATAATGCAAAGCATTTCTGCACCTGCAACTGAGATAAAGGATACCACAGTTCAATTATCATCGACACCATCAGATTTCATCTTTGAAATGCAGAAGATAATCGGTTGCCTCTATCTCATGGCTGCAGTCATAATATTGTCAAGCAATGTTGTCCTCCAG GCTTTTGTTCTTGGAGATTTTCCTGCACCAATGTCCTTGAGTGCAATCACATCATTGTTTGGAGCTTTCATGACTACAATAGTGCAATTAATTGAAGAACGTGACTTGAAAATCGGTTGGCAAATCGTGAGTTTAGGAGACATGATTGCCTATTCTGTTCTG GCAGGTGCAGTAAGCGGAATAAGCCTAAGCTTCAACGGGTGGGCACTTAAGAAAAGAGGACCAGTCTTTGTCTCCATGTTTAACCCCATTGGAACTGTTTGCTCTGTCATTTTCTCTGTCATTTCTCTGGGAGAAACTATTAATATTGGAAG CCTTGGAGGCATGCTCATCATGTTCACTGGGCTTTATTTAGTTCTTTGGGCCAAAGGGAAAGAAGGATACACAGATGGAGATGTCTTAAAGT aa
- the LOC130741062 gene encoding putative pentatricopeptide repeat-containing protein At5g47460: MNNNFFQLGTGKAMRRFLCICNETRKFTNSLAFPSSLAYSSTTLNHFHSIGDSNLNWDQTPGGTKTNGDIAFALVHFIRTATDLGSHSFGQQLHSHVLRSGHCSHAYVFSSLIRFYVSMHSFSDAHTLFVENPQPNVVSWNTLISGYVHAGQFRDALSVFTRLERSHICDADAFSFTSALAACAQLSLLNLGSSIHAKMVKLGMVGGTVVANCLIDMYGKCGCVEHAVRIFSEIIEKDVISWNSVIAASANNGNIGLAYKFLHLMPCPDTVSYNGLINGIAQLGKIEDAVQILSTMPNPNSSSWNSIVTGFVNRNQAREALDLFSKMHSSGVQMDEFTFSIILNGVAGLSAVKWGMLIHCCAVKCGVDASVVVGSALIDTYSKCGCVNDAESIFHELPYRNLVSWNTMISAHARNGNSPKVIQLFELLKTERDTKPDSITFLNVISACSHSQIPFEVAICYFESMVNDYEIAPSIEHCCSMIRLMGQKGELSRAERMIHELGFASCGVAWRALLGACATQEDLKAAEIAAAKVIELKSSEDYVYVIMSNMYASFGRWEDVNAIRGIMNAKRVRKEVGSSWT; the protein is encoded by the coding sequence ATGAACAATAATTTCTTTCAGCTTGGCACTGGAAAAGCCATGCGAAGATTTCTCTGCATCTGCAATGAAACACGAAAATTCACGAATTCTCTTGCATTCCCTTCATCCTTAGCTTATAGTTCTACTACTTTGAATCATTTTCATAGCATTGGAGACAGTAACTTGAATTGGGACCAAACCCCAGGTGGAACCAAAACCAATGGTGACATAGCCTTTGCTCTCGTCCACTTCATTCGAACCGCCACTGACCTGGGCAGTCACTCATTCGGACAACAGCTCCACAGTCATGTCTTACGTTCTGGCCATTGCTCACATGCCTATGTCTTCTCTTCCCTCATCAGATTCTATGTCAGCATGCACTCTTTCAGTGATGCCCACACACTGTTTGTTGAAAATCCTCAACCAAACGTTGTTTCTTGGAACACTTTGATTTCTGGGTATGTCCATGCCGGCCAGTTTCGAGACGCGTTGTCGGTTTTCACGCGCCTAGAAAGGTCCCACATTTGTGATGCTGATGCATTCTCCTTCACCTCTGCTCTGGCTGCTTGTGCACAGCTTAGTCTGTTGAATCTGGGAAGCTCAATTCATGCCAAGATGGTGAAATTGGGCATGGTTGGTGGCACTGTTGTTGCAAATTGCTTGATTGACATGTATGGGAAATGCGGGTGTGTTGAACATGCTGTTAGGATATTCTCTGAGATCATTGAAAAGGATGTTATTTCTTGGAACTCTGTCATAGCAGCAAGTGCAAACAATGGGAACATTGGACTCGCATACAAGTTTTTGCACCTCATGCCCTGCCCTGATACTGTTTCCTATAATGGGCTCATAAATGGCATTGCTCAGCTGGGGAAAATTGAAGATGCTGTTCAGATTTTGTCAACTATGCCGAATCCAAATTCGTCTTCATGGAATTCCATAGTTACTGGGTTTGTGAATAGGAATCAAGCTAGGGAAGCTTTGGACTTGTTCAGTAAGATGCACTCAAGTGGTGTGCAGATGGATGAGTTCACATTTTCAATCATTTTAAATGGAGTTGCTGGTCTTTCAGCGGTGAAGTGGGGGATGCTGATTCATTGTTGTGCGGTGAAATGTGGTGTAGATGCATCTGTAGTTGTTGGGAGTGCCCTGATAGACACGTACTCAAAGTGTGGGTGTGTTAACGATGCTGAATCAATCTTCCATGAACTGCCTTACAGGAATCTGGTAAGCTGGAACACAATGATATCTGCCCATGCTCGCAATGGTAATTCTCCCAAAGTTATCCAACTCTTCGAGTTGCTGAAAACGGAAAGAGATACAAAACCAGACAGTATTACATTTCTTAACGTTATATCAGCATGTTCACATAGCCAAATACCATTTGAGGTTGCTATCTGTTACTTTGAATCTATGGTTAATGATTATGAGATTGCACCATCTATTGAGCACTGTTGTTCAATGATTCGGCTCATGGGGCAAAAAGGAGAGTTGAGCAGAGCAGAAAGGATGATACATGAACTTGGTTTTGCGTCATGTGGAGTGGCTTGGAGGGCTTTGCTTGGTGCTTGTGCAACCCAAGAAGATTTAAAAGCAGCAGAGATTGCAGCTGCTAAGGTGATTGAGTTGAAGAGCAGTGAAGATTATGTTTATGTGATAATGTCCAATATGTATGCATCTTTTGGAAGATGGGAAGATGTGAATGCAATCAGAGGTATCATGAATGCGAAAAGAGTTAGGAAAGAAGTGGGTTCTAGTTGGACGTAA
- the LOC130741063 gene encoding uncharacterized protein LOC130741063 isoform X2, translated as MGLSSFMFKFQISHDDILSYQFCECESVHVIGVLVAYKGYVELLDYFFSEGDDDDDGAGSGASTVEMTGGKSFSLSQIQIATLPRESPRGSSSHGGMGPPPEGMKAKMVPPPVGMKAKMGPPPEGMKAKMGPPPVGMKAKMGPPPEGMKAKMGPPPVGMKAKMGPPPEGMKAKMGPPPEDMKAKMWKAKNCFPPEGMKAKMGPVVKKPNEAKVTVCGGVAGPPPVMVPVCGGVAGPPPVMVPVSPNGNGSKLVQRRRGRPLWVP; from the exons ATGGGTCTCAGTTCCTTCATGTTTAAGTTTCAAATCTCTCATGACGACATTTTATCATACCAATTCTGTGAGTGTGAGTCAGTTCATGTTATTGGAGTGCTAGTAGCATATAAAG GTTATGTTGAATTGCTGGATTACTTCTTCAGTGAAG gagatgatgatgatgatggagcTGGATCTGGAGCATCTACGGTTGAGATGACAGGCGGGAAGAGCTTCTCACTAAGTCAGATTCAGATTGCTACACTGCCACGTGAGTCACCACGTGGCTCTAGCTCACATGGTGGAATGGGTCCTCCTCCTGAGGGTATGAAAGCAAAGATGGTTCCTCCTCCTGTGGGTATGAAAGCAAAGATGGGTCCTCCTCCTGAGGGTATGAAAGCAAAGATGGGTCCTCCTCCTGTGGGTATGAAAGCAAAGATGGGTCCTCCTCCTGAGGGTATGAAAGCAAAGATGGGTCCTCCTCCTGTGGGTATGAAAGCAAAGATGGGTCCTCCTCCTGAGGGTATGAAAGCAAAGATGGGTCCTCCTCCTGAGGATATGAAAGCAAAGATGTGGAAAGCAAAGAATTGTTTTCCTCCTGAGGGTATGAAAGCAAAGATGGGTCCTGTGGTGAAGAAACCCAATGAAGCAAAAGTGACAGTATGTGGGGGAGTAGCTGGGCCTCCACCAGTGATGGTACCAGTATGTGGGGGAGTAGCTGGGCCTCCACCAGTGATGGTACCAGTATCACCCAATGGAAATGGCTCAAAACTTGTTCAACGCCGCCGCGGCAGACCATTATGGGTGCCTTAG
- the LOC130735872 gene encoding zinc finger protein ZAT9-like produces the protein MERYKCKLCSRKFINGKALGGHMKAHLAPLPLPPKPQPLSNHNHTASFSYSLSSSEEEEEAEEKPLIYGLRENPKKSFRLSDPESVVQDRESETESKNPTRRRSKRTRKPLQNPKLMSFMDSPEPVSSVSDTSPDEDVAMCLMMLSRDSWRISNNVDVNVVVVVKEEEEMKSEGFPEINFRKVRGKHQCENCGKKFRSSGALGSHKSICVGDDEEVSDDKIFQCPFCEKVFGSGQALGGHKRSHLYPSSSSTASGFKQSFFDLNLPASPEEDDDLSVVSDA, from the coding sequence ATGGAGAGGTACAAATGCAAGCTTTGCTCCAGAAAATTCATCAATGGCAAAGCACTAGGTGGTCACATGAAGGCTCACTTAGCCCCACTTCCCCTTCCTCCCAAGCCTCAACCACTCTCTAACCATAACCACACTGCATCCTTCTCATATtcactttcttcttctgaagaagaagaagaggcagaGGAAAAGCCTCTGATTTATGGGTTGAgagaaaacccaaaaaaaagttTCAGACTTTCGGATCCTGAGTCTGTTGTGCAAGACAGAGAGAGCGAGACTGAGTCAAAGAACCCAACTCGGAGACGATCCAAACGAACACGAAAACCTCTTCAGAATCCTAAACTGATGAGCTTCATGGATTCACCAGAGCCTGTGAGCTCTGTTTCTGATACTTCCCCTGACGAAGATGTTGCCATGTGCCTCATGATGCTCTCCAGAGACAGTTGGAGAATCAGCAACAATGTTGATGTTaacgttgttgttgttgtcaaagaagaagaagaaatgaaatCAGAGGGGTTTCCTGAGATCAACTTCAGGAAGGTTCGTGGGAAGCACCAATGTGAAAACTGTGGGAAGAAGTTTCGATCTTCTGGAGCATTGGGGAGTCACAAAAGCATTTGtgttggtgatgatgaagaagtcAGTGATGATAAAATCTTCCAATGCCCATTTTGTGAGAAGGTTTTTGGGTCTGGTCAAGCACTTGGTGGACACAAGAGATCTCACCTTTacccatcttcatcttcaactgcTAGTGGGTTCAAACAGAGCTTCTTCGATCTCAACTTGCCAGCTTCaccagaagaagatgatgacctCAGTGTTGTTTCTGATGCCTGA
- the LOC130741063 gene encoding uncharacterized protein LOC130741063 isoform X1: MSFFIFSLLIGWSGILLSRPSCLNELVKKSRLFRFVFKVYYLVVSLWVAILFDKLADYEVKDHSWNLAKIVTTSVGMFLTLLAFLMIHFFTRYENINTNTGFEKNLSSFLINLMFNLFMIIEGLVKKANYILLVGILVSCVLEGYVELLDYFFSEGDDDDDGAGSGASTVEMTGGKSFSLSQIQIATLPRESPRGSSSHGGMGPPPEGMKAKMVPPPVGMKAKMGPPPEGMKAKMGPPPVGMKAKMGPPPEGMKAKMGPPPVGMKAKMGPPPEGMKAKMGPPPEDMKAKMWKAKNCFPPEGMKAKMGPVVKKPNEAKVTVCGGVAGPPPVMVPVCGGVAGPPPVMVPVSPNGNGSKLVQRRRGRPLWVP; this comes from the exons AtgtctttctttatttttagtttattgattggctggAGTGGAATCCTTCTGTCCAGGCCAAGCTGTCTTAATGAGCTAGTGAAAAAATCCAGGCTATTTAGGTTTGTTTTCAAGGTTTATTATTTGGTGGTATCCCTCTGGGTTGCCATTTTATTCGATAAACTTGCTGACTATGAGGTTAAAGATCACAGTTGGAACTTGGCTAAGATTGTTACAACTTCAGTGGGCATGTTCCTTACTCTCCTTGCCTTTCTAATGATACACTTTTTCACCCGCTATGAAAATATCAATACCAATACAGGCTTTGAGAAAAATCTCTCCTCATTTCTCATAAACCTCATGTTTAACCTCTTCATGATTATTGAGGGTTTAGTAAAGAAGGCTAATTACATATTACTTGTGGGTATCTTGGTTTCATGTGTGTTGGAAGGTTATGTTGAATTGCTGGATTACTTCTTCAGTGAAG gagatgatgatgatgatggagcTGGATCTGGAGCATCTACGGTTGAGATGACAGGCGGGAAGAGCTTCTCACTAAGTCAGATTCAGATTGCTACACTGCCACGTGAGTCACCACGTGGCTCTAGCTCACATGGTGGAATGGGTCCTCCTCCTGAGGGTATGAAAGCAAAGATGGTTCCTCCTCCTGTGGGTATGAAAGCAAAGATGGGTCCTCCTCCTGAGGGTATGAAAGCAAAGATGGGTCCTCCTCCTGTGGGTATGAAAGCAAAGATGGGTCCTCCTCCTGAGGGTATGAAAGCAAAGATGGGTCCTCCTCCTGTGGGTATGAAAGCAAAGATGGGTCCTCCTCCTGAGGGTATGAAAGCAAAGATGGGTCCTCCTCCTGAGGATATGAAAGCAAAGATGTGGAAAGCAAAGAATTGTTTTCCTCCTGAGGGTATGAAAGCAAAGATGGGTCCTGTGGTGAAGAAACCCAATGAAGCAAAAGTGACAGTATGTGGGGGAGTAGCTGGGCCTCCACCAGTGATGGTACCAGTATGTGGGGGAGTAGCTGGGCCTCCACCAGTGATGGTACCAGTATCACCCAATGGAAATGGCTCAAAACTTGTTCAACGCCGCCGCGGCAGACCATTATGGGTGCCTTAG